A genomic stretch from Microtus pennsylvanicus isolate mMicPen1 chromosome 11, mMicPen1.hap1, whole genome shotgun sequence includes:
- the LOC142860875 gene encoding transcription elongation factor 1 homolog, with product MGRKKSKRKLPPKKRTEPLDTQFTCPFCNHEKSCDVKMNHARKTGVISCAVCLEEFQTRITNLSDPVDVYSDWIDACEAVN from the coding sequence ATGGGACGAAAGAAGTCTAAACGAAAGCTACCCCCCAAGAAGAGGACAGAACCTCTGGACACGCAGTTCACGTGCCCCTTCTGCAACCATGAGAAGTCTTGTGATGTTAAAATGAACCATGCTCGCAAGACTGGAGTCATCTCCTGTGCCGTGTGCCTAGAGGAGTTCCAGACACGCATTACAAATCTGTCAGACCCAGTGGATGTGTACAGCGATTGGATAGACGCCTGCGAGGCAGTTAATTAG